The following are encoded in a window of Castanea sativa cultivar Marrone di Chiusa Pesio chromosome 5, ASM4071231v1 genomic DNA:
- the LOC142636168 gene encoding glycolate oxidase 1-like isoform X1 has translation MEITNVTEYEAIAKEKLPKMVYDYYASGAEDQWTLKENRNAFSRILFRPRILVDVSKIDMATTVLGFKISMPIMIAPTAMQKMAHPEGEYATARAASAAGTIMILSSWATSSVEEVASTGPGIRFFQLYVYKDRNVVAQLVRRAERAGFNAIALTVDTPRLGRRESDIKNRFVLPPFLTLRNFDGLNLGTMDKTNDSGLASYVAGQIDRSLSWKDVKWLQTITKLPILVKGVLTAEDTRLAIQAGAAGIIVSNHGARQLDYVPATIMALEEVVKAAQGRVPVFLDGGIRRGTDVFKALALGASGIFIGRPVVFSLAAEGEAGVRKVLQMLRDEFELTMALSGCRSLKEITRDHIVTEWDRPYLSPRL, from the exons ATGGAGATAACTAATGTTACAGAGTATGAGGCAATTGCCAAGGAGAAATTGCCGAAGATGGTTTATGACTACTACGCATCAGGTGCAGAGGACCAATGGACTCTTAAGGAGAACCGAAATGCATTCTCAAGGATTTT GTTTCGACCTCGTATTCTTGTTGATGTAAGCAAGATAGACATGGCCACAACTGTTCTGGGCTTCAAAATCTCAATGCCCATCATGATTGCTCCCACAGCCATGCAGAAGATGGCTCACCCTGAAG GAGAGTATGCAACAGCAAGAGCAGCATCAGCAGCTGGCACTATTATG ATACTTTCCTCATGGGCTACTTCCAGTGTTGAAGAGGTTGCTTCAACAGGACCTGGCATTCGCTTTTTCCAACTCTAT GTGTATAAAGACAGGAATGTGGTTGCACAGCTTGTAAGAAGAGCTGAAAGGGCTGGTTTCAATGCAATTGCCCTGACTGTGGACACTCCAAGGCTTGGCCGCAGGGAGTCTGACATTAAGAACAG ATTTGTTTTGCCACCATTTTTGACTTTGAGGAACTTTGACGGATTGAATCTTGGAACGATGGATAAG ACCAATGACTCTGGACTAGCTTCATATGTTGCTGGACAAATTGACCGCTCTCTCAGCTGGAAG GATGTGAAGTGGCTTCAGACAATCACCAAATTACCAATTCTTGTGAAGGGTGTCCTTACTGCTGAGGATA CAAGGCTAGCAATACAAGCTGGAGCTGCAGGAATTATTGTGTCCAATCATGGAGCTCGCCAACTTGATTATGTTCCTGCAACTATTATGGCTTTGGAAGAg GTTGTCAAAGCTGCACAAGGCCGAGTTCCTGTTTTTCTGGATGGTGGAATCCGGCGAGGGACAGATGTCTTTAAAGCATTGGCTCTAGGAGCATCAGGCATATTT ATTGGAAGACCTGTTGTATTCTCATTGGCTGCTGAAGGCGAGGCTGGTGTAAGAAAAGTACTTCAAATGCTTCGGGATGAGTTTGAACTAACGATGGCTTTAAGTGGTTGTCGCTCACTTAAAGAGATTACCCGTGATCACATTGTAACTGAATGGGACCGTCCGTATCTTTCACCCAGGTTGTAA
- the LOC142636168 gene encoding glycolate oxidase 1-like isoform X2 has translation MRQLPRRNCRRWFMTTTHQVQRTNGLLRRTEMHSQGFCKFRPRILVDVSKIDMATTVLGFKISMPIMIAPTAMQKMAHPEGEYATARAASAAGTIMILSSWATSSVEEVASTGPGIRFFQLYVYKDRNVVAQLVRRAERAGFNAIALTVDTPRLGRRESDIKNRFVLPPFLTLRNFDGLNLGTMDKTNDSGLASYVAGQIDRSLSWKDVKWLQTITKLPILVKGVLTAEDTRLAIQAGAAGIIVSNHGARQLDYVPATIMALEEVVKAAQGRVPVFLDGGIRRGTDVFKALALGASGIFIGRPVVFSLAAEGEAGVRKVLQMLRDEFELTMALSGCRSLKEITRDHIVTEWDRPYLSPRL, from the exons ATGAGGCAATTGCCAAGGAGAAATTGCCGAAGATGGTTTATGACTACTACGCATCAGGTGCAGAGGACCAATGGACTCTTAAGGAGAACCGAAATGCATTCTCAAGGATTTTGTAA GTTTCGACCTCGTATTCTTGTTGATGTAAGCAAGATAGACATGGCCACAACTGTTCTGGGCTTCAAAATCTCAATGCCCATCATGATTGCTCCCACAGCCATGCAGAAGATGGCTCACCCTGAAG GAGAGTATGCAACAGCAAGAGCAGCATCAGCAGCTGGCACTATTATG ATACTTTCCTCATGGGCTACTTCCAGTGTTGAAGAGGTTGCTTCAACAGGACCTGGCATTCGCTTTTTCCAACTCTAT GTGTATAAAGACAGGAATGTGGTTGCACAGCTTGTAAGAAGAGCTGAAAGGGCTGGTTTCAATGCAATTGCCCTGACTGTGGACACTCCAAGGCTTGGCCGCAGGGAGTCTGACATTAAGAACAG ATTTGTTTTGCCACCATTTTTGACTTTGAGGAACTTTGACGGATTGAATCTTGGAACGATGGATAAG ACCAATGACTCTGGACTAGCTTCATATGTTGCTGGACAAATTGACCGCTCTCTCAGCTGGAAG GATGTGAAGTGGCTTCAGACAATCACCAAATTACCAATTCTTGTGAAGGGTGTCCTTACTGCTGAGGATA CAAGGCTAGCAATACAAGCTGGAGCTGCAGGAATTATTGTGTCCAATCATGGAGCTCGCCAACTTGATTATGTTCCTGCAACTATTATGGCTTTGGAAGAg GTTGTCAAAGCTGCACAAGGCCGAGTTCCTGTTTTTCTGGATGGTGGAATCCGGCGAGGGACAGATGTCTTTAAAGCATTGGCTCTAGGAGCATCAGGCATATTT ATTGGAAGACCTGTTGTATTCTCATTGGCTGCTGAAGGCGAGGCTGGTGTAAGAAAAGTACTTCAAATGCTTCGGGATGAGTTTGAACTAACGATGGCTTTAAGTGGTTGTCGCTCACTTAAAGAGATTACCCGTGATCACATTGTAACTGAATGGGACCGTCCGTATCTTTCACCCAGGTTGTAA